Proteins from a genomic interval of uncultured Desulfuromusa sp.:
- a CDS encoding multiheme c-type cytochrome, with product MKRYFMLNSLWLSLLLAVLVFPFSVAAMEMDDCLGCHSDVDEVGDDLFIDGEKFLHTEHADMGCVTCHESVTDEHPDDGEAVSNADCLDCHEEVSDEYMATEHAENASCSDCHNPHQVHGIESVSGPEMNQKCSECHESVDVMDSHAEWLPQASLHISKIPCITCHTAAEGYQIVLNITQKRKKTEGIKGYRFSTYEDLKEYSGDNEILSIIDTDGDNHISLAELRTFNKNPEYSDLHLSGTMVPDEISHVLSTHDNRYDCSFCHASGPGSMQTSFVAFPTENGTYQRMSVEEGAMLDTLYGTPNFYMTGPTRSSAMNIIGLLIICGGFIMPIGHGTLRFLTRKNRKH from the coding sequence ATGAAAAGGTATTTTATGCTCAACAGCTTGTGGCTCAGCTTGCTTCTCGCCGTACTGGTCTTTCCATTTTCAGTTGCTGCTATGGAGATGGACGACTGCCTTGGTTGTCATAGCGATGTCGATGAGGTGGGTGATGATCTGTTCATCGATGGGGAGAAGTTTTTACACACAGAACATGCTGACATGGGATGTGTGACTTGTCACGAATCTGTAACGGATGAGCATCCAGATGATGGAGAAGCTGTTTCAAATGCTGATTGTCTCGACTGCCACGAGGAAGTTAGTGATGAGTACATGGCAACCGAACATGCAGAAAACGCATCTTGCAGTGATTGTCATAACCCTCATCAGGTTCACGGCATTGAATCTGTCTCCGGTCCAGAAATGAATCAGAAGTGTAGCGAATGCCATGAAAGCGTCGATGTTATGGACAGTCACGCAGAATGGTTGCCACAGGCAAGCCTTCATATTTCTAAAATTCCCTGTATCACATGCCACACAGCGGCTGAAGGCTATCAAATTGTTTTAAACATTACTCAGAAAAGGAAGAAAACGGAAGGTATAAAGGGTTACCGTTTTTCTACTTATGAAGATTTAAAAGAATATAGTGGTGATAATGAGATTTTGAGTATCATCGATACCGACGGTGATAACCACATTTCTCTTGCCGAATTGCGCACTTTTAACAAAAATCCAGAATATAGTGACCTGCATTTAAGCGGCACCATGGTTCCCGATGAAATCTCCCATGTTCTGAGTACTCACGATAACCGTTATGATTGTTCCTTTTGTCATGCATCAGGACCCGGTAGCATGCAGACAAGCTTTGTTGCCTTTCCGACAGAAAATGGAACATATCAACGGATGTCAGTTGAAGAAGGTGCAATGCTTGATACCCTGTACGGAACACCTAACTTCTATATGACTGGACCTACACGTAGCTCTGCAATGAATATCATTGGCTTATTGATCATTTGCGGTGGTTTCATTATGCCGATTGGCCATGGAACTTTGCGTTTCTTGACTCGTAAAAACCGAAAACATTAA
- a CDS encoding cytochrome b/b6 domain-containing protein — MAEEHQHQIYLQPIPVRIWHWLNAFGIVTLTVSGAQIRFPEYITLLGSYKSAIYLHNTAGFVVAISFSLWFFYYTFVARTMANLYVPKVEDLKSGILKQAKFYFLTYFLGWDNPHHPTPDSKFNPMQKSVYLAIMFVMMPLVSLSGIFLTNVDPLRGLIVMVGGLKLLAGLHFLLACCLIAFIPTHVYLATLGRTPTDHIKTMWTGWEDEEEHHEETKPGGVTSGH; from the coding sequence ATGGCTGAAGAACATCAACATCAAATTTATCTACAACCGATACCGGTTCGGATCTGGCACTGGCTGAATGCTTTTGGCATTGTAACGCTGACGGTTTCTGGTGCCCAGATTCGTTTTCCTGAATATATTACTCTCCTTGGCAGCTATAAGTCTGCGATTTATCTTCATAATACCGCAGGTTTCGTTGTTGCTATCTCGTTTTCTCTGTGGTTTTTTTACTATACCTTTGTTGCGCGGACGATGGCGAATCTGTATGTTCCCAAAGTCGAAGATTTAAAAAGTGGAATTTTGAAGCAAGCAAAGTTTTACTTTTTAACCTACTTCCTGGGCTGGGATAATCCTCATCATCCAACCCCAGACAGCAAGTTTAATCCCATGCAGAAGTCCGTTTATCTGGCTATCATGTTCGTGATGATGCCTTTGGTGAGTCTGTCAGGAATTTTCTTGACGAATGTTGACCCGTTGCGTGGCCTGATTGTTATGGTTGGAGGTCTCAAGCTTCTGGCGGGACTTCACTTCCTGCTCGCATGTTGCCTTATTGCCTTTATCCCGACACATGTTTATTTGGCAACCTTGGGGCGGACCCCCACTGATCATATCAAGACAATGTGGACAGGTTGGGAAGATGAAGAAGAACATCATGAAGAGACAAAGCCGGGTGGTGTGACTTCCGGACATTAA
- a CDS encoding ABC transporter substrate-binding protein, whose protein sequence is MKKIPGLILGLILIASSAMAADTIKLGAFFDLSGRAAFIGTPTKLVAEMVVDKINGEGGINGKMLELKIDDTEADPAKTASIAKKYIYKDKVVAIIGPTLTDTGMNVKRVVDKGQTPIFMTVGGDPVIMGGKFGPYKWVFKSPQRSSIAVERMFIYLKSKGLTKVALLAAADGFGKDGSRWMDELAPKYGIDIVARESFGTRDTDMTVQLTKVKNSNPQALLAWTIGPAGSILAKNKAQLDIDIPLFQCHGLPDPKYIELAGTASEGDRMPATKLMVADELPDSDPQKPIIQEFIKLYKENGYDKQFPINTHSGYAWDAIMIVANAIKKVGTDPETLRAEIENTKNYIGISGIYNITNEDHNGLDVNSMVMVQVKNGNFVLAE, encoded by the coding sequence ATGAAAAAAATTCCAGGACTTATTCTAGGTCTTATCCTTATAGCCTCATCTGCGATGGCTGCTGACACTATCAAACTTGGAGCGTTCTTTGATCTTTCAGGTCGTGCTGCCTTTATCGGCACTCCAACCAAGCTTGTTGCCGAGATGGTTGTCGACAAGATCAACGGGGAAGGTGGAATCAACGGCAAAATGTTAGAGCTCAAAATTGATGACACAGAAGCCGATCCGGCGAAAACCGCTTCCATTGCAAAAAAATATATCTACAAAGATAAAGTTGTCGCAATTATCGGCCCGACGCTGACCGATACCGGGATGAATGTTAAGCGAGTTGTTGATAAGGGGCAAACCCCGATATTCATGACTGTCGGTGGGGACCCCGTCATTATGGGTGGAAAGTTTGGCCCTTACAAATGGGTCTTCAAGTCTCCCCAACGTTCCAGCATTGCGGTGGAACGGATGTTCATCTATCTTAAAAGTAAGGGGCTAACCAAAGTCGCCTTGCTGGCAGCTGCAGACGGTTTTGGCAAAGACGGTTCACGTTGGATGGATGAATTGGCGCCAAAGTACGGCATTGACATCGTTGCACGTGAATCATTCGGTACCCGTGATACCGATATGACTGTGCAACTGACAAAGGTCAAAAACAGCAATCCACAAGCTCTGCTGGCATGGACCATCGGCCCTGCCGGGTCAATCCTCGCCAAAAACAAAGCGCAGCTTGATATCGACATTCCCCTGTTCCAATGTCATGGCTTGCCCGATCCTAAATATATTGAATTAGCCGGTACCGCCAGTGAAGGCGACCGCATGCCTGCAACCAAGCTCATGGTAGCCGATGAACTCCCTGACAGCGACCCCCAGAAGCCGATTATTCAAGAGTTTATCAAGCTTTATAAAGAGAATGGCTATGACAAACAATTTCCTATCAATACCCACTCAGGATATGCCTGGGATGCTATCATGATTGTTGCAAATGCCATAAAAAAAGTGGGGACCGACCCAGAAACTTTGCGGGCAGAGATCGAAAACACCAAGAACTACATTGGCATTTCAGGAATCTACAATATCACCAATGAAGACCATAATGGTCTTGACGTAAATTCAATGGTGATGGTTCAAGTAAAAAATGGTAACTTTGTCTTGGCTGAATAG